The Perognathus longimembris pacificus isolate PPM17 chromosome 3, ASM2315922v1, whole genome shotgun sequence nucleotide sequence TCTTTAAAGACTGTGTATACTCATAGCATTGCCCATGATTATGTTCTTGAAAATTACAGCAAATGAAAAGTTGTTTGTTGAATGTCTTTTGTAAAGTTCTTCTAAGTgatggtggcttgcacctgcaatcctagctactcaggtgactgagatctgaggatcagtttgaagccagcccaggcaggagtcagtgatattcttatatccaataaactactcaaaaagtcatgtggctcaagtggtaggtgctcgcatccaggtcctgagctcaagctctaagactggcaaaaaaaaaaaagttcctataaactactttctctttttctaaatGTCTGGCTTCACCAGCCCTCCTGAAATTGAGTTTCCTTgtgactccattttctttctgccaAATCAGCTAATGCTTTTTACCAGGcggtggcaagaaaaaaaatcacaggcctTAATAGCACAAAGGACTTATTGGAGTTATATGTTAGTCTCCTATCTTCATGTCACTGATCAAGCAACAAGTGAGTTATGACTTACAGGAGATGAACAAAAGGATATCTGAGGTCTTTGGATCTTTCTAAATTATCATAGGTGATTTAATTTGATCATCTCAATTACTCATGCACAAATGGTGCATGAAAAATTCTAAAAAAGTACAACATTAACTAGTTAAGACTGAACAGGCACAGATTACagatgtctatatatatatatatatatatatatatatatatatttttttttttttttaagagtgatGGCCTCTCATTGATCCTCAGTGCACTGTATGCTAACAACCAGGAATGCAAAGTTGAAGGCCAAGCCACAGACACAGTAGGGAAGACAAGTTTAAAGTTAAAACATGCTTGGCATTAGTGACTAGGACCCGGATGATGTGGTTTGGAGGCAacccgggcagaaaaatccaagattccatctccaattaaccagtaaaaagctgggttggaggcatgtagtagagcaccagccactaCCCACAAGCAAAAAAAGCACCGAGAGCTGACTACTGAGGCTGAGGTGTTGTGATCTGAAGGCAACCCTGgcagaagtctgtaagactctcatcaccagcaaaaagccaaaactagaaggtgtagctcaaatggtaggtagCTAGCCCTGAAAGAGCTAAAGGAGATCCACCCATTCCAAGTTCCAATATCATCAgtgcgcgcacatgcacacacgcacgcacacacacaaccaagtgagagcacaatgccctgaggtcaaacccaggtactgggggaaaaaaagttaaagtaCTATCGTAGAAGCAAGTATGTCTTTTATGGGGAAGATACTGAAGGAATTTTAGAAGTAAACTCTCCTTTTGACTCCAAGCCTTTCATTCCTCTTTATTCACATCAGAGAAGTTAATAATTGAGATAACACTCaatcttctggtggttaactggaggtaagtctcatggactttcctgcccagggttgttggcattgaactgtgatccccagatctgtttcctgagtagctaggattacaggcatgagacactgatgcCCAGCTGAAATATGATAGATCAAGGTTTAGACAAATGTAACTGTACAATTTTCAATTCACTATGTTGGTCAAATATAGCCTGATAAGCCAAgctcttgtggctcatgcctgtaatcctaggaactcaggaggctgagatctaagaattgtggttcagctagcccaggcagaaaagtccatgagatttatctccaagtaaccaccagaaaattggaaatggcactgtggtgtagtggtagaacactagtcttgtgctgaagagctcaaggacagtgcccaggcagagttcaagctccgtgactaaccaaaaaaaaaaaaaaacccacagcagAAAAGAACAGCCTGATAGGTTGGGGTAGGACGAGTTAGGATGCTGCTCCAGGTCTGCCTAGAGCTGCCCTATATGCTACTGGTTAGCTGCTAGTCCTGCCTGGTGGCCTGGCTGTATCTAAGGTACATCCATCCCACTCACCCTGCTAACAGGAAATAGACTGGCTCTACTACAGACAGCTCTACTACATAAAGCTCCTGCAGTATTAATTCCAAGAGCAGAATTATTGTAAGTGTTTCCATGGCATGTAGAAGTGCAAGCATCCAGGTAATGGAAATGaatgtttctctttttgtcttatgTCTTTGGAAGGGCAAAGgagtggcacagaaatggagggacaaagggtgaacaaattcagcagttactcactagacactatgttgaaaatgatctacTCAATAAGCGAATGTAAACTCAAATACCATGACCGAAGACATGCTTATTTTAATATTGACATCACTTTGTGCCCTAAGCCTTTCCTTCTAGCTCTATTACATTGCTTACACTGGTTTCCAaagaacttaacagaaaccaGCATAGAAACCACTGTTGAGAAACCTCCAAAGATTACAAGACTGACAGATGGTATGGTTAAGGTGTGTACAACTAGCAGATGCCACTCCAGACATGCAGATTTCTAATGTGAGCAGCCTGAGTAAAAAATGTTCCCCTGTGAATGCTAAATAAGTATCCTAGTGCATTTAAAATTCAGTTTCTGACTTATTTTACTGTGTATGTAAACAGGTTAAaagctgctttttaaaaagtgggggaagggctgggaatatggcctagtggcaagagtgcttgcctagtatacatgaggccctgggttcaattctccagtaccacatatacagaaaacggccagaagtggcaccgtgctagccttgagcaaaaagaaaccagggacagtgctcaggccctgagtccaagccccaggactggccaaaaaataaaataaaataaaagtggggGGAGATTTCAACTCCATACAGTGCTTAATCATATAGCTAGTTGAGAATACACCAAAGATAGGCTACATGTATTTTTACAATCTAATTTACAAGTTCCACTTGTTGGACTCATGACTCAATTTTAGACTTCCAAATGACTTCTCTACATAGCTTTCCTTGTGGAGTAAAACTGAAGTTCATTAGCAGGGATTAtgaaaacaaaagctggaagtcacTGAATGTGAGATCATGCCAACTACTACACACTCTGATCAAATCTCATTACTCCCCTTTCAATTATGGAAACAAAGTCAGATTGGCTAAGCAACTAATAATACACTGAGCAACCAGAGAAGTTAAGCCCAAACAAGGAATAGAAAGGAACCTCAGGAAGGATATTCAGTAAATAAAGGAATTATAAAATCTAGCAAGGGATATGTAGTTGAGGCTGTAATCACAACATGTGACAGAAATATCAAGCAATGCTAACTGAAGATGTGGTAAGAAATTTAATGATTGTCTTGGCCTCCTGTCTCAGctgccccagtgctgggattacaggcatggttcCTTTGCACAGGGATTGTACCCAAGGCCTTAAacattaggcaagcattctaccacatgaaccatatCCCCAGACTATTAACTACCATTTTAGGCATTCCCTTGAGATTCAATCCCAGATTTGCTGGATTACAAAGCAGTACATCCCATTTGAATTCACCAGAGATAATTCACTAGGCTTTCTCCAGCAATACTACTCAAGGGGAAAAACATGTAGCTACAATGAAATATTTAGCAGTAGAAGGTAAATAGCTCCAAGTAAGGTACTATTGGGAGGGGTATGCAAGAAGATACTACCTTGAAAGGCAGAATGAAGTCTTCAAAACACCAAGTCTACCATTCCTTCATCTTGGAACTTTTGAGACAAAGATAAACATTTTCTATGGTTTACACAGAAAGAATGGCATGCATTAACCCATGTACTTTTAGGCAGTATGCTTCAAAGGCAAATTCCTGACCCTTACTGTCCATCAATTTATTAAACTTTCTCCACTTATTTGTATACATCTTCTTCCAatgaggacccaggagggactATTTCAAAACCTGCATCAATATTTAAGTATCTGGCCTTTTCCAACCCAATTGTGTTACCTAATATACACGAAACCGTCTCACTTTTTTCCCCAAGGAAAATATTAAATTGCAAAGACATAACAACAACGAATGGGGAGACAAAGTTTTCTTTATAGATTTGGGAATATACACCATGCTTCTACTCAAAGTCATTTTTATAGTTCagaggtcttttatttttttacatctctaggccatgaattcatagGGAATAGGTTCCAATAGTTCAGGCTCCTTTCCATTGGTTCTCACAAAGTGTGCTTCTCTGGGTGGAGCaggctattgaaaaaaaaatgtaaaacaaaatgtaATCTCAGTTAAGAtacattcaattctttttttaaaaataccaagcCAAGCTCTCACCTGGCGCTTCAGTTGAACCCACGttcctttttctttggcttccttctttttctggtcattttccttcACTCGTTTCAGGAAGCTGTCTCGGCTCTTAGAGTGTTTAATATGCTCAATACGCACATTAATCCTCTTGGCAAGGATCTTGCCCCTGGGAGAACACAAATTCTTCTAAGTGCCTTATCAAAAATACCACGGAAATGCAGAAAATGGCTTTTTAATAgctccattaaaaaataattaacccTATCATTTCTGGGATACATCTATAAAACAATGATATGGCTTCCTGACAATTATTCTGCAGAGGTCTTCAAGTGCACATAACTACTTTAGCAGGGTTAAGCCCCACAAATTAGCATTTTAGCCAGAACCAAGATactaatgaaatttaaaatacattaagtCCTTTTCCACcatcctggggccttgaactcagggcctgagcactgtctctggccacagcaccacttccgggcttttatgtgatgttgaggaatccaacccagggcatgctaggcaagcactctactgctaagccacattaccagcctcaTATGAAGTCCTTTATGTTACAAAAACTACAAATGCTAACTCCAAAATAATCAACCTCACAGtaaattaattttgtttcctcTGACAGGTTACAAAACAAACACTCAAGTTTGTATGAGTTTTAAAAGGACACTTCCTTTGCCCCACTTGAATGACCAATGAAGACATAAGTCCCCTTGGCAAAGTGACGGGGGTATTTGTAGGAATACTAATTAGCCATTAAGAACTGTTACTTACTTAACTTGCTTGTTCACAACAATGCCAACAGCATGCTGGGTAACATTGTAGACCCTTCCAGTTTTGCCATGGTAACACTTGTGgggcattcctttttgaacagtacCCATTCCctggtttagaaaaaaaatgttattctagCAATTAATTCCCCTCTCCTTCCAAACTATAACTTAAAGATTTCCTTTAATGGCAACTCAAGAACTCTCAGAGCCGGTGAAATGTGTTTTTCACATTGCTTCAAGCAATCAAAAAGACAATCATCATTAAGTTCCAGAGTGCCTGGATACAACTATATACTAGTTACAATAGAACAGCGTCTACTGGGGTTTTCATAAAAACAGTAATTCTCTGAACTCTCACTAAGCAGACTCCTTTAatctttaaattaaattaataaatgcaATCACACACTGGATTAAATCCAATTTCCAGTGATAGTTCCTCAAACTGAAATTTTTACCTTGATGTCTACAATATCACCCTTCTTGTAGATTCTCATGTATGTGGCCAAAGGAACAACtcctataaaaacaaaaagttggttgTTAGCATTAAGACaaactttaaggaaaaaaattacatttaacttTACATCTGACTAATAGGCAACATTTAACCTTCCCAAAATTTATGTGTGAATTGGTAGTTAATAGTCTCAGTTTTATATTCAAAATGCACCCTACTCATCCCATGGACATGCTTTTTAGTTATATAAATTGcaacatttaataaaaaaaaaagta carries:
- the Rpl21 gene encoding 60S ribosomal protein L21; the encoded protein is MTNTKGKRRGTRYMFSRPFRKHGVVPLATYMRIYKKGDIVDIKGMGTVQKGMPHKCYHGKTGRVYNVTQHAVGIVVNKQVKGKILAKRINVRIEHIKHSKSRDSFLKRVKENDQKKKEAKEKGTWVQLKRQPAPPREAHFVRTNGKEPELLEPIPYEFMA